TTCGCGTACTTGTAAATGCGCATGAAGGTGTCAAGCTGCACCTTGATCAACGGCTCGTACGATTCGTCCACCACGATGTCGATCGTACCGGAAGTCGGCGTATCGGTGTACGACGGTCGGTCGGTCCGGTTGCCGCAGGCGAACAGCCAAAACAACGGAAGCAGGTAAAGCAATCGTAGTCGCCGGGTGTTCATGGTTGTTGCGGGGTTGTTTCGGCCCGATAGGCGCGCAAGCTTCGGTAGAACCGGTACACGCCGTAGATCATCAGCGCGCCGCCGGCGATTCGCCGGTTGTTTGCCGGCACCTGGCTCGTCGTCCAGAAAAAGAAAACGACGATGCCCGCTGCGCTATACAGGACGGCCATCGTCGCGTTGAGGTAAAACCGGAAACGGGACGCAGGCCGGGACGATTCATCCGCCATGCGTGTGGGTTGTCTTATTTAAGCGTAAAGTTTACCGGCAGGTTGTACTGCACCTGCACAGGGCGACCGTTCTGGCGACCGGATTTCCATTCGGGCATGTTGCGCACGACACGAAGCGCTTCTTCGTCGCAACCTCCGCCGATGCCGCGCAGGATCTTGGCGTCCTTGATCTTGCCGTCCTTATCGACCACGAAGGTCACATACACGCGACCGGAAATGCCGTTCTCGCGTGCGATCGCCGGATATTTGATGTTGCGCTGGAGATACTTGAACAATTCTTCTTCCCCGCCCGGAAAACTCGGCATCTCTTCCACCACGGTGAAGATCTTACCCTCATCCGGATCGCCCACAACGGGATTGTCCGGAGGAAGATCAACAACATCTTTCGAACCTTCCTGCGTAACGGTGGATACCTGTACTTCCTTTACTTCCTCCTGGGTGGGAGGAGGTTCCTGTGCTTCTTCATCCTTCACAACCTTCGGCGGCGTGAACTTGATGGTCTGTTGCACCGGCGGAGGCGGGATCACCGGCGGAGGCGGA
This genomic stretch from Bacteroidota bacterium harbors:
- a CDS encoding energy transducer TonB, producing MKLFSWDNAVNPDRVELVFEHRNKEFGAYVLRSKYQRRILTAMLISFVAAIVFFLLPQLMTLLSSVKFNDKSTVTEVVTLAEPPPIDKSTPPPPPVIPPPPVQQTIKFTPPKVVKDEEAQEPPPTQEEVKEVQVSTVTQEGSKDVVDLPPDNPVVGDPDEGKIFTVVEEMPSFPGGEEELFKYLQRNIKYPAIARENGISGRVYVTFVVDKDGKIKDAKILRGIGGGCDEEALRVVRNMPEWKSGRQNGRPVQVQYNLPVNFTLK